In the genome of Colletes latitarsis isolate SP2378_abdomen chromosome 9, iyColLati1, whole genome shotgun sequence, one region contains:
- the LOC143345933 gene encoding uncharacterized protein LOC143345933: MWLPLILLALMASGSACPDLCECHQSAVERDSPAVVRVKCRGRVPELSELSFKTKSLSLDGVEEYDVIGFFDELEVSCSNDFDVIGTLNELDANDTVHESENNSTNLPYLDEFSVTNCSLVFFNVSWHGFERVRTLNLSCNNLAQLDGLLVGRTTNMTELTRFDLSDNSLTDVGAGAFRTLAKLVRLSLRRNAISGVHPDAFRGLDRLEFLDLSDNRLAKLPDNALTPLYSLQKLDLSGNQLQVLGARWFENLNRLRELDVSRNGLARAASGTLQPLPGLSVLKLSENPLEERDVSLLLGTGRRLETVDASRTGLARVPAALTRSVRALRLAGNKLTTIRGGDLDSYPLLRILDISDNRLVDIEDDALGRLEVLEQLDISGNVLVKVPGSLPSSLTNLKLQRNAITSLKINDLQGLFNLKSLTLNDNDIDEIEVGALGQLPVLEELDLSDNPIKTLPANTLSGPSNLAKLRMSGLTSLKRKQEEQSDMAFPVPTPERLVYLDVSKSPILARQLLADDAALSACKSLIELNLSETNITKLRFDLPYMLPQLRVMDLSRNNWNCTEDLYWLGEWLLQHEQLNKGIQAGQCADPQEWSGSFLYELPSPPSPLPTIVPTTETTVSVTSSIPPTTRLVSRLNEPNLSSNVTDTNASDDQRDIKTKTASTLPVPSNVTRFYEAPTSFRNVTSRQKGRGFDKKTTKVDQTTAELKNLITGPSYRRTSEGKSSIIEAEGDSNSRTFDNRVDGKSEKSRRLNKLASLMLSKLALQKEEREKKTVEKYSKRLNNLTKENLVLRNTLDRNTMEEESNGSATNSDARTSEALSAGAHPGMLVLAGAVLGAAAALTVVLSRRATLRRRDRYHRHENIEVHTLTPTAELW, translated from the coding sequence ATGTGGCTTCCGTTGATACTGCTCGCCTTGATGGCGAGCGGTTCCGCGTGTCCAGATTTATGCGAGTGCCATCAGAGTGCCGTCGAAAGAGACTCACCGGCTGTTGTGCGCGTCAAGTGCCGCGGCCGCGTACCGGAATTGTCGGAATTGTCGTTTAAAACGAAAAGCCTGTCGCTGGACGGGGTCGAGGAGTACGATGTGATCGGTTTCTTCGACGAACTGGAGGTGTCATGTTCGAACGATTTCGATGTGATCGGTACGTTGAACGAGCTCGACGCGAACGATACGGTCCACGAGTCGGAGAACAATTCGACGAATCTCCCTTACCTCGACGAATTCTCCGTGACGAATTGTTCGTTGGTGTTTTTCAACGTGTCGTGGCACGGTTTCGAGCGCGTGAGAACACTGAACCTGTCATGCAACAATCTGGCGCAGTTGGACGGCCTGCTGGTTGGCCGTACGACGAATATGACCGAGCTGACGCGCTTCGACTTGTCCGACAACTCGCTGACGGACGTGGGTGCCGGAGCTTTTAGGACGCTTGCGAAATTGGTGAGGTTGAGTTTGCGTAGAAACGCGATATCCGGCGTGCATCCGGATGCCTTTCGGGGATTGGATCGTTTGGAATTTCTCGATCTGTCCGATAACAGGCTGGCGAAATTGCCGGACAACGCGTTGACGCCACTCTATTCGTTGCAAAAGTTGGACCTGAGCGGAAATCAGCTGCAAGTTTTGGGCGCCAGGTGGTTCGAGAATCTGAACCGACTGAGGGAACTCGATGTTTCGAGAAACGGTTTGGCGCGGGCGGCATCGGGAACTTTGCAACCGCTTCCGGGATTGTCGGTGCTGAAACTGTCCGAGAACCCTCTCGAAGAAAGAGACGTCTCGTTGCTGTTGGGCACCGGTAGACGTTTGGAAACTGTGGACGCGTCTCGTACGGGTTTGGCGAGAGTGCCAGCTGCGCTTACAAGATCCGTGAGAGCGCTCAGACTGGCCGGGAATAAGTTAACCACCATTCGCGGCGGAGATCTAGACAGCTATCCCCTGTTGCGGATATTGGACATCTCGGACAATCGACTGGTGGACATCGAAGACGATGCCCTCGGACGTCTCGAAGTTCTCGAGCAATTAGACATTTCCGGGAACGTCCTCGTCAAGGTGCCCGGTAGCCTTCCTAGCAGCCTGACGAACTTAAAACTCCAACGAAACGCGATAACGTCTCTGAAGATAAACGATCTTCAAGGGCTGTTCAATCTGAAATCTCTGACGCTGAACGACAACGACATAGACGAGATCGAAGTAGGAGCGCTCGGTCAATTACCGGTGCTCGAAGAACTCGATCTGTCCGATAATCCCATTAAAACGTTACCAGCTAATACACTAAGTGGACCAAGTAATCTCGCCAAGCTTCGTATGTCCGGATTAACTTCGCTGAAACGGAAGCAAGAGGAACAAAGTGACATGGCGTTTCCAGTACCGACTCCCGAAAGGCTCGTGTACCTCGACGTATCGAAGAGCCCGATCCTGGCCAGGCAGCTTTTGGCGGACGACGCCGCGCTATCAGCTTGCAAAAGTTTAATCGAGCTGAATCTCTCCGAGACGAACATCACCAAGCTCAGATTCGATCTGCCTTACATGCTCCCGCAGCTGCGTGTCATGGATCTCAGCAGAAACAACTGGAACTGTACGGAGGATCTCTATTGGCTTGGCGAGTGGCTGCTGCAACACGAACAACTAAACAAAGGTATCCAAGCGGGTCAATGCGCTGACCCGCAGGAATGGTCAGGCTCGTTTCTCTACGAACTGCCATCGCCGCCGAGTCCTCTTCCTACGATCGTGCCAACTACGGAAACTACCGTTTCCGTTACGTCGTCGATCCCACCAACGACGAGACTCGTGTCTCGTTTGAACGAACCAAACCTGTCTTCCAACGTTACCGATACCAACGCATCCGACGACCAAAGAGATATTAAAACGAAAACAGCTTCGACGTTGCCGGTCCCCAGCAACGTGACGCGTTTCTACGAGGCGCCTACGTCGTTCAGGAACGTCACCTCGAGACAGAAGGGACGCGGTTTCGACAAGAAAACGACGAAAGTCGATCAGACCACGGCGGAGCTTAAAAACTTAATTACCGGTCCGTCGTATCGTAGAACGAGCGAAGGGAAATCGTCAATTATCGAGGCGGAGGGTGATTCGAATTCACGAACTTTTGACAACCGTGTGGACGGGAAAAGTGAGAAGAGCAGAAGACTGAACAAACTTGCTTCGTTGATGCTGTCGAAACTCGCGCTGCAGAAGGAGGAGAGGGAGAAGAAGACGGTCGAGAAATACTCGAAGAGACTGAATAATCTGACTAAAGAAAACTTGGTACTAAGGAATACCCTTGATCGGAACACGATGGAAGAGGAATCGAACGGTTCGGCGACTAATTCCGACGCGAGGACCTCGGAGGCTTTGTCCGCCGGCGCTCATCCCGGAATGTTGGTGCTGGCTGGCGCTGTTCTAGGCGCGGCGGCCGCCCTGACCGTAGTTTTGTCCCGACGAGCCACGCTGCGACGGAGGGACAGGTATCATCGTCACGAGAACATCGAAGTTCACACGCTCACCCCGACCGCTGAACTTTGGTGA